Below is a window of Lacibacter sp. H407 DNA.
CTGATGTACAGTGTTATGGTGTGTACGCATTGAACCTGCTCACCAATCAAATTGAAGTCATCCAATCGAAGATAACAATGCTGGCGGCCGGGGGTAACGGCCAGGTGTATCGCACCACAACCAATCCATCCATTGCAAGTGGCGATGGTGTGGCGATGGTGTACCGTGCAAAAGGCCGGATTGAAAATATGGAGTTCATCCAGTTTCATCCTACTGCATTATACCAAGCCGGTCAAAAAGGGCAGGCGTTTTTAATAACAGAAGCTGTACGTGGCGATGGTGGTATTTTACGTAACCATAAAGGCGAAGCATTTATGGAGCGTTACGATGAACGTAAAGATCTTGCCCCACGTGATATTGTAGCGAGAGCGATCGATAGTGAAATGAAGATCAGCGGTACAGAACATGTGTGGCTCGATTGCAAACACATGGATACGGAAAAATTCATTCATCACTTCCCGAATATTTATGAAAAGTGCAAGAGTCTTGGAATTGATGTTGCACAGCATATGATCCCTGTTGCCCCAGCTGCACATTACAGTTGCGGTGGAATTAAAACGGATGAGTGGGGACGAACATCTATCAACAATTTATATGCATCAGGCGAATGTGCAAGTACAGGTTTGCATGGTGCAAACCGATTGGCAAGTAATTCGTTGTTGGAAGCAATGGTGTTTTCACATCGCAGTTATATGGATGCTGTTGATAAAATAAAGAAACTGGACGATGAGAAAACTGTTTTGCCTGATTGGAATGCAAAAGGCACAAGTCAGCCAAAAGAAATGATCCTCATTACACAAAGCCTGAAAGAATTACAACAGGTGATGAGTGACTACGTAGGAATCGTTCGGAACGATATCCGTTTGCAACGTGCCATGCGTCGTTTGGATTTGTTGTGGGAAGAAACGGAAAACTTGTATCGCAGCAGTTCTATATCACCACAGATCATGGAGTTGCGGAATATGATCACGGTTGGTTATTTAATTACGAAAGGTGCATCGTTCCGGAAAGAAAGCAGAGGCTTGCATTTCAATACTGATTATCCGGAAAAGCATCCGCTGTTGCAGAATATTGTTTTGTAAAATTGCTAAAACCTTGAATTAATATCTTGATAGCATGTACTATATCGTCTATGGTTTCCTGCGATTACTCTCGTTTATTCCACTTTCTGTTCTGTATCTCCTTGGCGATCTGCTGTATGTATTATTGTTTTATATACTTGGTTATCGCAGGCAGGTAGTTATGAATAATCTCTCCATTGCATTTCCCGAAAAATCAGAAGAGGAACACGAAAAAATTATGAAAGCATTCTATCGTAATTTTTGCGACACGTTTATGGAAATGATCAAACTGTTTTCATGGAATGAAGCAGAAATTAAAAAACGATTTTCAGGAAACATCGAAGTGTTGAATGAATGGGTTGGCAAAGAGCAGAGTGTGCAGGTTGTGTCAGGTCATTATTTTAATTGGGAAATCGCTAACCTTGGCTTAGGTGCATTATCACAAATGCCTTTTGTTGTTGTGTACATGCCGTTACGGAATAAAGAAGTGAATAAAGTTGTGTACGAACTCAGAGGAAAGACCGGTACAAAACTGGTGGCTGCAACTGATTTTCAAAACCAGGTGCGTGAATATATGAAGCAGCAATATGCATTGATTCTGGTGGGCGATCAAAATCCCGGTAACCCTGCAAAAGCATACTGGACAAATTTTTTCACTAAGCCAGCACCATTTCCGAAAGGGCCTGAAAAAGGTGCAAAGCGGAATAATACCGCCGTTATTTATGTTGACTTTTACAAAGTAAAGCGTGGTTATTATGAGTTTAAAATGGAATTGCTTACCAGCGAACCAAATCAGTTTGAAGAAGGTGCGTTGACCCGGTTAATTGTTGATAAAATTGAAACCTCTATTCGCCAACGCCCTTCAAATTATTTATGGAGCCATCGACGGTGGAAACATGAATGGAAAGATGAATATCGAAAAATGTGGGTGGAGTAAAAAAGCCCCGATCTGATCGGGGCTTTGTATAGTTTTTAATTCAGTACGCTTTTTTCTTTCTGTATCGGAATTTTTTGTTCTTTGATTTTTGCAAAGCCTCCTACTACATTCCGCAGATTATGAAATCCTTGCTTTTTGATAATGGAAGATGCGATCACACTCCGGTAACCGCCGGCACAATGCACATACAGATTATCTCTGTCATCAATATTGGCCAATAGTCCCGGATCGTTCATTTCGCTCAACGGAAGATTCACGGCATCTTTTACATGACCATCAGCGAACTCTGTTTCTTTCCGTACATCAACCACCAGCAAATGATCATCATGTGGCATATCCATCGCCAGTTCATCTGCTTCCACATCAATGATGAGATCAATCGTTTCTCCTGTAGCGGCCCAAGCTTCAAAACCACCTGCGAGGTAACCACTTACTTTATCAAATCCAACACGGGCCAATCGTACAATGGTTTCTTCTTCTTTTCCTTCCTCACAAACAAGCAAAATGTTTTCGTCAAACGGCAGCAATGCACCAGCCCATTCTGCAAAACGTCCTTCTAATCCTATGCTGATCGACCCCGGAATAAAGCCCAGTGTAAACGTATCTGCATGTCTTGTATCAAGGATCAATGTTTTCGGTTCTTTTGAAAGTTCTTTAAACTGTTCAACACTCAAAGCAGTTAATCCTTTTTTTAATAGTACATCCATCAAACCATAACCTTCTTTATTGATGCGTGCATTTACAGGAAAATATTTGGGAGGCGCTTCCAATCCGTTTGTAACTGCTTTAATAAATTCTTCTTTTGATTGTTGCTGCAGTGCATAGTTATCTGCTTTCTGTTCAGCAATCGTGCTGTGCGTTTCAGGGCCAAGATTTTTGCCACATGAGCTGCCGGGCCCGTGAGCAGGATAAACAATTACATCATCTGCTAATGGTATGATTTTTTTCTGAAGCGATTCATACAGCATACCTGCGAGTTCGCTCATGGTAAGGTCGCCGCCTTGTGCAAGATCGGGCCTTCCCACATCGCCAACAAACAACGTGTCACCGGTAAATACACAGTGGTCTTTGTCGTTTTCATCTTTCAACAAGTAACAGGTACTTTCTAACGTATGACCGGGCGTGTG
It encodes the following:
- the nadB gene encoding L-aspartate oxidase, which gives rise to MQTDFLVIGSGIAGLTYAIKVAEACPDKQVLIVTKSNADETNTKYAQGGIAVVNDLEKDSFDKHIEDTLIAGDGLCNPEIVEVVVKEGALRVNEIIEWGAQFDKEKDGDYALGKEGGHSEHRILHHKDVTGAEMERALLETIRRSKNIQLVNHYFVVDIITQHHLGFLVTKATPDVQCYGVYALNLLTNQIEVIQSKITMLAAGGNGQVYRTTTNPSIASGDGVAMVYRAKGRIENMEFIQFHPTALYQAGQKGQAFLITEAVRGDGGILRNHKGEAFMERYDERKDLAPRDIVARAIDSEMKISGTEHVWLDCKHMDTEKFIHHFPNIYEKCKSLGIDVAQHMIPVAPAAHYSCGGIKTDEWGRTSINNLYASGECASTGLHGANRLASNSLLEAMVFSHRSYMDAVDKIKKLDDEKTVLPDWNAKGTSQPKEMILITQSLKELQQVMSDYVGIVRNDIRLQRAMRRLDLLWEETENLYRSSSISPQIMELRNMITVGYLITKGASFRKESRGLHFNTDYPEKHPLLQNIVL
- a CDS encoding MBL fold metallo-hydrolase: MYVQQLYTNCLSEAAYYIESNGECAIIDPLRDVEVYLNLAKERNATIKYIFETHFHADFVSGHLDLAKHSNAPIVYGPETETKFPVYVAKDGEQFKIGALTIEVLHTPGHTLESTCYLLKDENDKDHCVFTGDTLFVGDVGRPDLAQGGDLTMSELAGMLYESLQKKIIPLADDVIVYPAHGPGSSCGKNLGPETHSTIAEQKADNYALQQQSKEEFIKAVTNGLEAPPKYFPVNARINKEGYGLMDVLLKKGLTALSVEQFKELSKEPKTLILDTRHADTFTLGFIPGSISIGLEGRFAEWAGALLPFDENILLVCEEGKEEETIVRLARVGFDKVSGYLAGGFEAWAATGETIDLIIDVEADELAMDMPHDDHLLVVDVRKETEFADGHVKDAVNLPLSEMNDPGLLANIDDRDNLYVHCAGGYRSVIASSIIKKQGFHNLRNVVGGFAKIKEQKIPIQKEKSVLN
- a CDS encoding lysophospholipid acyltransferase family protein; this translates as MYYIVYGFLRLLSFIPLSVLYLLGDLLYVLLFYILGYRRQVVMNNLSIAFPEKSEEEHEKIMKAFYRNFCDTFMEMIKLFSWNEAEIKKRFSGNIEVLNEWVGKEQSVQVVSGHYFNWEIANLGLGALSQMPFVVVYMPLRNKEVNKVVYELRGKTGTKLVAATDFQNQVREYMKQQYALILVGDQNPGNPAKAYWTNFFTKPAPFPKGPEKGAKRNNTAVIYVDFYKVKRGYYEFKMELLTSEPNQFEEGALTRLIVDKIETSIRQRPSNYLWSHRRWKHEWKDEYRKMWVE